A region from the Sandaracinus amylolyticus genome encodes:
- a CDS encoding YceI family protein, with product MRLRTSGWFISMLAFVAVTSFVASEASAQARTFRMTRGGGSRIQWVSDAPLERITGVNNAVTGELSVDPANLATARGTVSVDIAQMRTGLDLRDEHLRGSDWLDAQRFPNATLEITGIEGATALRPNETQRVTIRGRFTLHGVTRDITASAQVRLVPLNDELRAEGITGDVIRAQASFDIALADHQVSISAPVRLKVANTIRVNVTIRAVAS from the coding sequence ATGCGACTGCGCACGTCCGGTTGGTTCATCTCGATGCTCGCGTTCGTGGCGGTGACGTCGTTCGTCGCCTCGGAAGCCTCCGCGCAGGCGCGCACGTTCCGCATGACGCGCGGCGGCGGCAGCCGGATCCAGTGGGTCTCGGACGCGCCGCTCGAGCGCATCACCGGCGTGAACAACGCGGTCACCGGTGAGCTCAGCGTGGATCCCGCGAACCTCGCGACGGCGCGCGGCACGGTGAGCGTCGACATCGCGCAGATGCGCACTGGCCTCGACCTGCGCGACGAGCACCTCCGCGGCAGCGACTGGCTCGACGCGCAGCGCTTCCCGAACGCGACGCTCGAGATCACCGGCATCGAGGGCGCGACGGCGCTGCGCCCGAACGAGACGCAGCGCGTGACGATCCGCGGCCGCTTCACGCTGCACGGCGTGACCCGCGACATCACCGCGAGCGCGCAGGTGCGCCTCGTGCCGCTCAACGACGAGCTGCGCGCCGAGGGCATCACCGGCGACGTGATCCGCGCCCAGGCGAGCTTCGACATCGCGCTCGCCGATCACCAGGTGTCGATCAGCGCGCCGGTGCGCCTCAAGGTCGCGAACACGATCCGCGTGAACGTGACCATCCGCGCCGTCGCGAGCTGA
- a CDS encoding SUMF1/EgtB/PvdO family nonheme iron enzyme yields the protein MSARLLPMFLLLAACGARSGIDVVAHDASLARQDAGACEVERCNDVDDDCDGEVDEGVLQTFFRDVDGDGFGAEPVRGCSLPAGAVTEGGDCDDTAPDVRPGVPEICDDAVDNECDGATDCDDAECGCGGVVLEPEPYSMGSPPGERGREDDEVLHVVTLTRPFWVMRTEVTQGLWERLTGTRPSYFGSCGDECPVESISWFEALELANRMSDAEGLPRCYDLACTGALGEGCPDPTEVPGTWSMCPGSFQCSRAEFRGLDCEGYRLPTEAEWEYAARAGSRTAFPIGDDIERVDEIGWCTSNGAGVTHPVAQKPANPWGLHDMTGNVYEWVWDGYDEYPAGAQVDPVGPFGTRTTRVIRGGSFAFGDFACRSANRGARRFDMRENVVGLRLVRTLPAE from the coding sequence GTGAGCGCTCGGCTGCTCCCGATGTTCCTGCTCCTCGCTGCGTGTGGTGCGCGCAGCGGGATCGACGTCGTCGCGCACGATGCGTCGCTCGCCCGGCAGGACGCCGGCGCGTGCGAGGTCGAGCGCTGCAACGACGTCGACGACGACTGCGACGGCGAGGTCGACGAGGGCGTGCTCCAGACGTTCTTCCGCGACGTCGACGGCGACGGATTCGGCGCCGAGCCAGTGCGAGGGTGCTCGCTCCCCGCGGGCGCCGTGACCGAGGGCGGAGACTGCGACGACACCGCTCCCGACGTGCGGCCCGGCGTTCCCGAGATCTGCGACGACGCGGTCGACAACGAGTGCGACGGCGCGACCGACTGCGACGACGCCGAGTGCGGCTGCGGCGGCGTCGTGCTCGAGCCGGAGCCCTACTCGATGGGCTCGCCGCCCGGCGAGCGCGGCCGCGAGGACGACGAGGTGCTGCACGTCGTGACCCTCACGCGGCCGTTCTGGGTGATGCGCACCGAGGTCACGCAGGGCCTCTGGGAGCGCCTCACCGGCACACGACCGAGCTACTTCGGCAGCTGCGGTGACGAGTGCCCCGTCGAGTCGATCAGCTGGTTCGAGGCGCTCGAGCTCGCGAACCGCATGAGCGACGCGGAAGGCCTGCCGCGCTGCTACGACCTCGCGTGCACCGGCGCGCTCGGCGAGGGCTGCCCCGATCCCACCGAAGTGCCCGGGACGTGGAGCATGTGCCCCGGCAGCTTCCAGTGCTCGCGCGCCGAATTCCGCGGGCTCGACTGCGAGGGATATCGCCTCCCGACCGAGGCCGAGTGGGAGTACGCCGCGCGCGCGGGATCGCGCACTGCCTTTCCGATCGGCGACGACATCGAGCGCGTCGACGAGATCGGCTGGTGCACCAGCAACGGCGCCGGCGTGACCCACCCCGTCGCGCAGAAGCCCGCGAACCCGTGGGGGCTCCACGACATGACGGGCAACGTCTACGAGTGGGTCTGGGACGGCTACGACGAGTATCCGGCGGGCGCGCAGGTCGATCCGGTCGGGCCCTTCGGGACGCGCACCACGCGTGTCATCCGCGGTGGGTCGTTCGCGTTCGGCGACTTCGCGTGTCGCAGCGCGAACCGCGGCGCGCGTCGCTTCGACATGCGCGAGAACGTCGTCGGCCTGCGCCTCGTCCGCACGCTGCCGGCGGAGTGA
- a CDS encoding putative DNA-binding domain-containing protein has protein sequence MTVADLQRAMQRVCFDAAPSREDLALVGSERALLYRELVRSRLRELVSKVLPKTEAALGRARTSALFDAFLAEAPPRSRFFREVIPELVAFALPRVEGHARDVLLLESTRWELAWRAGEVHGDVVELDLEKIPVAHPTLRVLALGHAVHRDVEPPPAGAFFVCVHRRPDHVVETRTLDATSFALVRAWARGDRPAIDGVREVLAAEGRAPDQAFVEKMSALLTALLEAGALLGSRA, from the coding sequence GTGACGGTCGCCGATCTGCAGCGCGCGATGCAGCGCGTGTGCTTCGACGCCGCTCCGTCGCGCGAGGACCTGGCGCTCGTGGGGAGCGAGCGTGCGCTCCTCTATCGCGAGCTCGTGCGCTCGCGGCTGCGCGAGCTCGTCTCGAAGGTGCTCCCGAAGACCGAGGCCGCGCTCGGACGCGCGCGGACCAGCGCGCTCTTCGATGCGTTCCTCGCCGAGGCGCCGCCGCGCTCGCGCTTCTTCCGCGAGGTGATCCCCGAGCTCGTCGCGTTCGCGCTTCCGCGCGTCGAGGGCCACGCGCGCGACGTGCTGCTCCTCGAGTCGACGAGATGGGAGCTCGCGTGGCGCGCCGGCGAGGTGCACGGCGACGTCGTCGAGCTCGATCTCGAGAAGATCCCGGTCGCGCACCCCACGTTGCGCGTGCTCGCGCTCGGCCACGCGGTGCATCGGGACGTCGAGCCTCCGCCTGCGGGCGCGTTCTTCGTCTGCGTGCATCGACGTCCCGATCACGTGGTCGAGACGCGCACGCTCGATGCGACGTCGTTCGCGCTGGTGCGCGCGTGGGCACGCGGCGATCGTCCCGCGATCGACGGAGTGCGCGAGGTGCTCGCCGCCGAAGGGCGCGCGCCGGATCAGGCGTTCGTCGAGAAGATGAGCGCCCTGCTGACCGCGCTGCTCGAAGCGGGCGCGCTGCTCGGGTCTCGCGCGTGA
- a CDS encoding DUF692 domain-containing protein — protein sequence MAAKEARGIGLGLRQEIAAEMLARRPAEIEWVEIHPENYVERAGTFERHLADARAVWPVVPHGLSLCFGSIEPFEPAYLRTLRAFLDAIDAPWYSDHLCWGGVDGVALHDLMPMPFVRESVDVACARIAQVEDAIGRPIAIENVSYYVHPGAPEMREIDFVLEVLERSGCRLMLDVNNVYVNARNHGFDARAYLDRVPADRVVQIHVAGHLVRTGQPIIDTHAEPVCDDVYALLGHTLARMPDVPVLLERDGNFPSLDVLLDELRRLRAIADGART from the coding sequence ATGGCAGCGAAGGAAGCACGAGGGATCGGGCTCGGTCTGCGGCAGGAGATCGCCGCGGAGATGCTCGCGCGGCGGCCCGCGGAGATCGAGTGGGTCGAGATCCACCCCGAGAACTACGTCGAGCGCGCCGGCACCTTCGAGCGACACCTCGCCGACGCCCGCGCGGTCTGGCCGGTCGTGCCCCACGGGCTCTCGCTCTGCTTCGGCTCGATCGAGCCCTTCGAGCCGGCGTACCTCCGCACGCTCCGCGCGTTCCTCGATGCGATCGACGCGCCCTGGTACAGCGATCACCTCTGTTGGGGCGGCGTCGACGGAGTCGCGCTGCACGACCTCATGCCGATGCCCTTCGTGCGCGAGTCGGTCGACGTCGCGTGCGCGCGCATCGCCCAGGTCGAGGACGCGATCGGGCGGCCCATCGCGATCGAGAACGTCAGCTACTACGTGCACCCCGGCGCGCCGGAGATGCGCGAGATCGACTTCGTGCTCGAGGTGCTCGAGCGCTCCGGGTGCCGGCTCATGCTCGACGTGAACAACGTCTACGTGAACGCGCGCAACCACGGGTTCGACGCGCGCGCGTACCTCGATCGCGTGCCTGCCGATCGCGTCGTGCAGATCCACGTCGCGGGGCACCTCGTGCGCACGGGACAGCCGATCATCGACACCCACGCCGAGCCCGTCTGCGACGACGTCTATGCGCTGCTCGGGCACACGCTCGCGCGCATGCCCGACGTGCCGGTGCTGCTCGAGCGCGACGGGAACTTCCCCTCGCTCGACGTGCTGCTCGACGAGCTGCGACGCCTCCGCGCGATCGCGGACGGAGCACGCACGTGA
- a CDS encoding sigma-54-dependent Fis family transcriptional regulator: protein MPSLKWIRPEGRPKVYSIFKKLTSIGRAGGNDIPIDDRSLAEYHAQIVFDGREFNLNEVDRDGEILINGKKKRRCKIQHADRLTLGGVELVFSAFDESVDRDAPEGDADASVAAELSGLRKLHELSMRLMQSRSMQEQLELLMDTVLEATHASKGFLVLLENGETKISVARHLAGRPLPEAEQLLSDSIVKKVLESRQPLIVSDAVNDTFFGASQSVMNLQLASVMCAPLIAQGQLLGLIYVGNDSVRGLFEESSLDVLTIFASQASLLLQNAMLLDQLRSDRDQLAEQLNERRFGDIVGTNPSLVEVFRKVEKVASTDISVLITGETGTGKELIAREIHRRSPRHAGPFVVVNCGAIPENLMESELFGHVRGAFTGAIATRQGKFQAAHGGTLFLDEIGEMPQPLQVKLLRALQEKVVVKVGDTKVERVDIRVVAATNRNLEDEIRKSTFREDLYYRLNVVNLHLPPLRERGDDVLILAKFFLAKYAEELNPKVKGFTPNALIAIRKYEWPGNIRQLENRIKKAIVLCDKTLVGPEDMDLFPEALQPIMTLTQAREDFQRRYILEVLERNNGNRTKTARDLGVDPRTIFRYLEGMPDAPEPGGPPTE from the coding sequence ATGCCTTCGCTGAAGTGGATCCGGCCCGAAGGGCGGCCGAAGGTCTACTCGATCTTCAAGAAGCTCACGTCGATCGGCCGCGCCGGCGGCAACGACATCCCCATCGACGACCGCTCGCTCGCCGAGTACCACGCGCAGATCGTCTTCGACGGCCGCGAGTTCAACCTCAACGAGGTCGACCGCGACGGCGAGATCCTGATCAACGGCAAGAAGAAGCGCCGCTGCAAGATCCAGCACGCGGATCGCCTCACGCTCGGCGGCGTCGAGCTCGTCTTCTCGGCGTTCGACGAGTCGGTCGATCGCGACGCGCCCGAGGGCGACGCGGACGCATCGGTCGCGGCCGAGCTCTCGGGGCTGCGCAAGCTCCACGAGCTCTCGATGCGGCTCATGCAGAGCCGCTCGATGCAGGAGCAGCTCGAGCTCCTGATGGACACCGTGCTCGAGGCGACGCACGCGTCGAAGGGCTTCCTCGTCCTGCTCGAGAACGGCGAGACGAAGATCAGCGTCGCGCGCCACCTCGCGGGCCGCCCTCTGCCCGAGGCCGAGCAGCTGCTGAGCGACTCGATCGTGAAGAAGGTGCTCGAGTCGCGTCAGCCGCTCATCGTGAGCGACGCGGTGAACGACACGTTCTTCGGCGCGAGCCAGAGCGTGATGAACCTGCAGCTCGCGAGCGTGATGTGCGCGCCGCTGATCGCGCAGGGCCAGCTCCTCGGGCTCATCTACGTCGGCAACGACAGCGTGCGCGGCCTCTTCGAGGAGAGCTCGCTCGACGTGCTGACCATCTTCGCGTCGCAGGCGTCGCTGCTGCTGCAGAACGCGATGCTCCTCGATCAGCTCCGCAGCGATCGCGATCAGCTCGCGGAGCAGCTCAACGAGCGTCGCTTCGGCGACATCGTCGGCACGAACCCCTCGCTCGTCGAGGTCTTCCGCAAGGTCGAGAAGGTCGCGTCGACGGACATCTCGGTGCTCATCACGGGCGAGACGGGCACCGGCAAGGAGCTCATCGCGCGCGAGATCCACCGTCGCTCGCCGCGCCACGCCGGGCCCTTCGTCGTCGTGAACTGCGGCGCGATCCCCGAGAACCTCATGGAGAGCGAGCTGTTCGGCCACGTGCGCGGCGCCTTCACGGGCGCGATCGCGACGCGCCAGGGCAAGTTCCAGGCGGCGCACGGAGGAACGCTCTTCCTCGACGAGATCGGCGAGATGCCGCAGCCGCTGCAGGTGAAGCTGCTGCGCGCGCTCCAGGAGAAGGTCGTCGTCAAGGTCGGCGACACCAAGGTCGAGCGCGTCGACATCCGCGTGGTCGCGGCGACCAACCGCAACCTCGAGGACGAGATCCGCAAGAGCACGTTCCGCGAGGATCTCTACTACCGCCTCAACGTCGTGAACCTGCACCTGCCGCCGCTGCGCGAGCGCGGCGACGACGTGCTGATCCTCGCGAAGTTCTTCCTCGCGAAGTACGCGGAGGAGCTGAACCCGAAGGTGAAGGGCTTCACGCCGAACGCACTGATCGCGATCCGGAAGTACGAGTGGCCGGGCAACATCCGGCAGCTCGAGAACCGCATCAAGAAGGCGATCGTCCTCTGCGACAAGACGCTGGTCGGCCCCGAGGACATGGACCTCTTCCCCGAGGCCCTGCAGCCGATCATGACGCTCACGCAGGCGCGCGAGGACTTCCAGCGCCGCTACATCCTCGAGGTCCTCGAGCGGAACAACGGGAACCGAACGAAGACCGCGCGCGACCTCGGCGTCGATCCGCGCACCATCTTCCGGTACCTCGAAGGCATGCCCGACGCGCCCGAGCCCGGCGGCCCGCCGACCGAGTGA
- a CDS encoding tetratricopeptide repeat protein, with product MKATTRTILVTIAMGLGACSGGSEAPPTPTRPAAAHPTTPPPTTTPATSEPTATTEPAATTPPTPPPAPEPAAAQADPLRARIQADPNDAQARCELGWLYFDVGNLDGADAETRRGVATLENDFRLADASKRNTLGACLYNRGRIAEARARALTDAEATRTGLTSALGDYERSLWYRENEAVRGRWNDVATELGRRGERPETVPATLWTYATGRENEVCGAPVEEGDDTIGEDSTEGSCAVHVEAVARGRERRQAAVISIGDYDDAGTPDQVWDDRGETSYELLTFDGQSWITRGPVYSVEGMDSTVTIDLRFQDVQPGGDPEVLVVVEDEWYMEADDDEDYESTDTYGTHGELSICGVPEGATDMLCAEIVTREESHGGEEERVESVAVRFAGEGRVTIRGRMEGERVREETTVAQIWTDELAARERAALEAQRRAQQAATPPPTPPREITGTTTPTTTGAPTEVR from the coding sequence GTGAAGGCGACGACGCGGACGATCCTGGTCACGATCGCGATGGGGCTCGGTGCGTGCAGCGGTGGGAGCGAGGCGCCGCCCACACCGACCCGGCCCGCAGCCGCGCATCCCACGACGCCTCCACCGACCACGACGCCCGCGACGAGCGAGCCGACCGCCACGACCGAGCCCGCGGCGACGACGCCTCCGACGCCGCCGCCCGCGCCCGAGCCCGCCGCGGCGCAGGCCGATCCGCTGCGCGCGCGCATCCAGGCGGATCCCAACGACGCGCAGGCGCGCTGCGAGCTCGGGTGGCTCTACTTCGACGTGGGCAACCTCGACGGCGCGGACGCGGAGACGCGGCGTGGCGTCGCGACCCTCGAGAACGACTTCCGCCTCGCCGACGCCTCGAAGCGCAACACGCTCGGCGCGTGCCTCTACAACCGCGGGCGCATCGCGGAGGCGCGGGCGCGCGCGCTGACCGACGCGGAGGCGACGCGCACCGGCCTGACGAGCGCGCTCGGCGACTACGAGCGCTCGCTCTGGTATCGCGAGAACGAGGCGGTGCGCGGGCGATGGAACGACGTCGCGACCGAGCTCGGCCGCCGCGGCGAGCGACCGGAGACCGTGCCCGCGACGCTGTGGACCTACGCGACCGGGCGGGAGAACGAGGTGTGCGGCGCGCCGGTCGAGGAGGGCGACGACACGATCGGCGAGGACTCGACCGAGGGCAGCTGCGCGGTGCACGTCGAGGCGGTCGCGCGCGGTCGTGAGCGGCGACAGGCCGCGGTGATCTCGATCGGCGACTACGACGACGCGGGCACGCCCGATCAGGTCTGGGACGATCGCGGCGAGACCTCGTACGAGCTGCTCACGTTCGACGGACAGAGCTGGATCACGCGCGGGCCGGTGTACTCGGTCGAGGGGATGGACTCGACGGTCACGATCGATCTGCGCTTCCAGGACGTGCAGCCGGGCGGCGACCCCGAGGTCCTCGTGGTGGTCGAGGACGAGTGGTACATGGAGGCCGACGACGACGAGGACTACGAGTCGACCGACACGTACGGCACGCACGGCGAGCTCTCGATCTGCGGCGTGCCCGAAGGCGCGACCGACATGCTCTGCGCGGAGATCGTCACGCGCGAGGAGAGCCACGGCGGTGAAGAAGAGCGCGTCGAGAGCGTCGCGGTGCGCTTCGCGGGCGAGGGGCGCGTGACGATCCGCGGCCGCATGGAGGGCGAGCGCGTGCGCGAGGAGACGACGGTCGCGCAGATCTGGACCGACGAGCTCGCGGCGCGCGAGCGTGCCGCGCTCGAAGCGCAGCGACGCGCGCAGCAGGCCGCGACGCCGCCGCCCACGCCGCCGCGCGAGATCACCGGCACGACCACGCCGACGACGACCGGCGCGCCCACCGAGGTGCGCTGA
- a CDS encoding HEAT repeat domain-containing protein encodes MAKSPIDEIAQLLTHDAPERRIAAAIVLGELKARGPEVIKGLVSMLETGAPPLQRPALEALGRIGAPRALPAMLPLAGARDPDVRRLAIDAIVACGEEVVEQVKARVPTAQGDERKALDAILARFGDRKEAVTTLLANLEAADPEVARAVALQVRPRIKDADAKTRRMWLSEVTRILEKMKKTPPASPIPVATAVKILGYLERDEGTEILLEHARDPRAPFAVRQEALIALRYVIAKDEARTADVIDAMVDAAEADDRMLAQAAIMGLAAVELPAKHAGRIARLAVHPDPERARIAIEKLSRQPGGEVTKALVEVVAKADRRRGELAAKALEARDDAGPALATALAAETDADRANTLRYALRPHTKKLPPAARKKLVEAALSRLSSGEAWQAHADVAREADSKSFAEGLRELVAKLKRSKNKESELRIALGLLARTEHASDDDRYALASLALRASHLDTRPAMRSGDEGLTQLEALADRGFDVGAALKKDKALEMEHLYYVGFHFAEAAHPLGEELLTHVMKQAGRTKIGKAAKNKLGLASAGEG; translated from the coding sequence ATGGCCAAGTCGCCGATCGACGAGATCGCTCAGCTGCTCACGCACGACGCGCCCGAGCGTCGGATCGCCGCCGCGATCGTGCTCGGCGAGCTCAAGGCGCGCGGGCCCGAGGTGATCAAGGGGCTCGTGTCGATGCTCGAGACCGGCGCGCCGCCGCTGCAGCGCCCTGCCCTCGAGGCGCTCGGACGCATCGGCGCGCCTCGCGCGCTGCCCGCGATGTTGCCGCTCGCCGGCGCGCGCGATCCGGACGTGCGGCGCCTCGCGATCGACGCGATCGTCGCGTGCGGCGAAGAGGTCGTCGAGCAGGTGAAGGCGCGCGTGCCCACCGCGCAGGGCGACGAGCGCAAGGCGCTCGACGCGATCCTCGCGCGCTTCGGCGATCGCAAGGAGGCCGTGACGACGCTGCTGGCGAACCTCGAGGCCGCGGATCCCGAGGTCGCGCGCGCCGTCGCGCTGCAGGTGCGGCCGCGCATCAAGGACGCCGACGCGAAGACGCGGCGCATGTGGCTCTCCGAGGTCACGCGCATCCTCGAGAAGATGAAGAAGACGCCGCCCGCCTCGCCGATCCCGGTGGCGACCGCGGTGAAGATCCTCGGCTACCTCGAGCGCGACGAGGGCACCGAGATCCTGCTCGAGCACGCGCGCGATCCGCGCGCGCCGTTCGCGGTGCGGCAAGAAGCGCTGATCGCGCTGCGGTACGTGATCGCGAAGGACGAGGCGCGCACCGCCGACGTGATCGACGCGATGGTCGACGCCGCCGAGGCCGACGATCGCATGCTCGCGCAGGCGGCGATCATGGGGCTCGCGGCGGTCGAGCTGCCCGCGAAGCACGCGGGGCGCATCGCGCGGCTCGCGGTGCATCCCGATCCCGAGCGCGCGCGGATCGCGATCGAGAAGCTCTCGAGGCAGCCCGGCGGCGAGGTGACGAAGGCGCTCGTCGAGGTGGTCGCGAAGGCCGATCGTCGGCGCGGAGAGCTCGCGGCGAAGGCGCTCGAGGCGCGCGACGACGCGGGCCCCGCGCTCGCGACCGCGCTCGCGGCGGAGACCGACGCCGATCGTGCGAACACGCTGCGCTACGCGCTGCGCCCGCACACCAAGAAGCTGCCGCCCGCGGCGCGCAAGAAGCTGGTCGAGGCCGCGCTGTCACGCCTGTCGAGCGGCGAGGCATGGCAGGCCCACGCCGACGTCGCGCGCGAGGCGGACAGCAAGTCGTTCGCGGAGGGGCTGCGCGAGCTCGTCGCGAAGCTGAAGCGCAGCAAGAACAAGGAGAGCGAGCTGCGCATCGCGCTGGGCCTGCTCGCGCGCACCGAGCACGCGAGCGACGACGATCGCTACGCGCTCGCGTCGCTCGCGCTGCGCGCGTCGCACCTCGACACGCGGCCGGCGATGCGCAGCGGCGACGAGGGGCTGACGCAGCTCGAGGCGCTCGCGGATCGCGGCTTCGACGTCGGCGCCGCGCTCAAGAAGGACAAGGCGCTCGAGATGGAGCACCTCTACTACGTCGGCTTCCACTTCGCCGAGGCGGCGCACCCGCTCGGCGAGGAGCTGCTGACGCACGTGATGAAGCAGGCCGGCCGCACGAAGATCGGCAAGGCCGCGAAGAACAAGCTGGGGCTCGCGAGCGCAGGCGAAGGCTGA
- a CDS encoding NIF family HAD-type phosphatase encodes MPRFEKLLVLDLDETLVHAREDALERPADHVLFDYHVYERPGVRAFLSHVLDRFHVGVWTSSGERYASGVVSMLFGDRSRLRFVLARDRCVPHRDLETLDTVYLKDIRKLRGFGFAKESILFVDDSPEKIARSYGNLVRVRPFEGDPDDDELPALAAYLDELGAVPDVRAIEKRGWRRRAG; translated from the coding sequence GTGCCGCGCTTCGAGAAGCTGCTGGTGCTCGATCTCGACGAGACACTCGTGCACGCGCGCGAGGACGCGCTCGAGCGGCCCGCGGACCACGTGCTCTTCGACTATCACGTCTACGAGCGGCCCGGGGTGCGCGCGTTCCTCTCACACGTGCTCGATCGCTTCCACGTCGGCGTCTGGACGAGCTCGGGCGAGCGGTATGCGAGCGGCGTCGTGTCGATGCTGTTCGGCGATCGGTCGCGACTGCGCTTCGTGCTCGCGCGCGATCGCTGCGTGCCGCACCGCGACCTCGAGACCCTCGACACCGTGTACCTGAAGGACATCCGCAAGCTGCGCGGCTTCGGGTTCGCGAAGGAGTCGATCCTCTTCGTCGACGACTCGCCGGAGAAGATCGCGCGCAGCTACGGCAACCTGGTGCGCGTGCGACCCTTCGAGGGCGACCCCGACGACGACGAGCTCCCCGCGCTCGCTGCGTACCTCGACGAGCTCGGCGCGGTGCCCGACGTGCGCGCGATCGAGAAGCGCGGCTGGCGACGTCGCGCGGGGTGA